A region of the Peredibacter starrii genome:
ATCAGACACCCAAACCCACCTAACCCCTGAATACCCTATCCCCAAACTTGGCAAACGGCTTGCTTTACATAATTACACGGAAGCTTGAACGCTTCCCCTTTTGAACTTTAACCGTGGTAAGGATTGGGAATGAAAAAAGCTGTTAAAACACTCTTCGTAGTAGCCCTCAGCTTAAAGCTTTCAGTAGCAGCAGCTGCCGGTCTAGCTTACAACCCAGAACTTCTTATCTCTCGTTACGCTTCATGGGGTATCGATCCAGATAAACACCTGGCCTCTATCAATCTGAAAGAATCTTGGAACAACTTCAAAAAGAACAAAGATATCGTAGTTGCCGTAGTTGATACTGGTATCCAGGGTGACCACGCTTTCCTAATCAATAATATCTACGTTCCACACGGGAAAGTTTCATCAACAAATTTTGGTGTAGATTTCTCTGGCGAGAAAGTAACAAATGCTCCAACAGATGCTCACGGTCACGGAACTCACGTTGCCGGTATCGTGAAGTCGATCTTCCCAGAAGTTAAAATCCTGGCCCTTAAATATTACAATCCAAAAGCTTCTGGTCAGGCGAACCTAGATGCAACTATCAAAGCTCTTAAATATGCTGTTGATAATAACGTTGATGTCATCAACTACTCTGGCGGCGGTCCTGAAGCTTCAGTAGAAGAACTTCGCGTTCTTAAAGAAGCTGAAAAGAAAGGTATCCTTGTTATCGCAGCAGCTGGTAACGAGCGTTCAAACATTGACGACAAGCGCCACGCTTACTACCCGGCTTCATACGGTCTATCTAATATCATTACTGTTGGTGCTCACGATGATGGTCTTAACATAATCCCTTCTTCTAACTACGGTAAGAACTCAGTTGATATCGCAGCTCCTGGTCACCGCATCCGTTCAGCGATTCCAAATAACGGTGCTGGTTATATGACTGGTACATCTCAAGCGACTGCTTTCGTAACTGGTGTTGCTGCTATGATTAAGTCAAAGCACCCATCTCTTAAATACGATCAAATCAAGAACATCATCCTTTCGTCTTCTCTTAAAGTGAAAAACTTTGATGGTAAGATCCTTGGTGCTGGTAAACTTGATGCTGGTCGCGCAATCGAACTAGCTGATCAAGTGAACAATAAACTTGGTACTCCAGCTGCTCGCGCTGTAGCTAACCGTTAATAATTACCCTACAATGAAGGGATGAAGTTAAAGTCCCTTATTCTCTCCCTATCTCTTACTGTAGTTGCGGGCGGACTCTATGCCCTTTGTTATCCCTCAATTTTCGGCGATGGCTGGTTTCCACTATTATTTTTGGCTTTGCCTTTTTTCCTGTGGCGCCTGGAAGTTGCTCCTAATGTGAAGAGCACTTTGCTGCATATTCTCGCCTACAATCTTGGTTTAAATCTCGTTGGCTATTATTGGATCCCTCATACACTTCGTGAGTTTGGGCAACTGCCTTGGATCATCTCTGTTTTATTGGGGCTCTTGTTCTCACTCATTCTTCAACCTCACTGGTGGTTGTACGCGGTCTGGAAAAGATGGCGTCCGGACTTTCAGTGGTACTCGCAGAAAGGGATTCTCATCACGGCGTTTGTGATGACGATTATGGAGAGATATTTTCCACAGCAGTTTCCTTCTTATGCGGGAAGCCCTTGGCTGAATTTGGCGCCTTACTTGGGGCTTGCTCCGATTTTAGGTGTGGTGGCCTTTAGTTTTATGACTTATTGGGTCTCCCTTGAAACCTTCACTCAACTCGCATTGAAGAAGTTCCGTCCGCAAGTGTGGATCGCACTCGTGGCCTTTGTTGCTCTGAATGCGATTTCTCCTCTGAAAGACACACTTTCTGATAAGACACTTCCGGTTCGTGTGGTTCAGGCGAACATCGGAAACTTTTTGAAAGTTTCTTCTGAAAAGGGTGACGAAAATTCTTATCAGTCGATCAATAAGAAATATCTGGATCTCTCGACAGTTCAGAATGGCTTCAATCCTGAACTCATCGTGTGGCCAGAGACCGCTTATCCCAACGCCTTCGTGGGTGAACGCACTCGTTTAGATTTTATTTTCCAGGACATCATGAACATCACCAAAGCAGAGATGCTGGTGGGTGGGTATGATCAGGATCCAACGAAGTCACCTTTTGATTTTATGGAAACTGTTTTCAACTCTTCAGTTCTTATGAGTGATAACAAATTTAAAGTCGCTTATCACAAGAACATCTTGATTCCATTTGGTGAGACCCTTCCTTTTGGGCCGTTTAATCGCCAGATCATTTCGATTGTTCCGGCCGTTTCACTTTTCGCTCGCGGTGAAGGCACTCCTTTGATGGAAACGAGAACTGGTTATCGCTTCGTTACTCCGATTTGTTACGAGATCCTAGAGAGTAACTACATGAGGGGCCTTCTTAATCAGTGGAAGGAAACGCGCTTCATTGTGAATCACACAAACGATTCTTGGTATGGCGATACTGCCGAACCTTATCAGCATTTGTTTCTCTCAAAATGGCGTGCCCTTGAGTTTCAACTTCCGATTGTGAGAAGTACGAATACTGGTATTACCTCGGTGATTTTTCCGGATGGTTCTGAGTCGAAGAGACTTGAGATTGGGACTGAGGGAACTCTAGATGTGAATGTTCCCATGGGAACTGGTCTGAGTACTCCGTATCAAGAATATGGAGTGTTTCCAGTTGTGGGCATTTTCTTAGTTCTGATGCTGGTGACTTGGTTTCTCGAGAGAAGAAAAGATTAATCCAAAATTTTTTAGATCTGTTTTGTAGAGATGTAGGTCTGTGCCTCTGAAATTGTATGAGTGGTACAGACGAAGTCCCAATTTCTCACTCAAGCGAACTCCTTCAGGACTTACGCATTCAGCGAAAATAAATGAAGAGCTAGAGACTTCTTTCTCATAACTTTTTACGCCAAAACACATTTGCTTAATCATGTGAGTAGAAGCGTGAATGTTCTTACCATAAATCGAATAGACAAAGAAATAGACTGGAGATTCTGGATTGCGGTCTAGGTTGAAGTCAGTGAGTTCAAAGTCACCTTCATCATTTTCATCATCCGTAATTTTGTGAAGTCCTACTTCATTAAAAGGAAGCACGATTAAGTGGCCGACAAGTTCTTTATTTGAATAGATGACCTGAAAAAGTTCCGGATATTTATGAGAGAGAATTTTTAAGATGTGATCAGGAATGTGTTCTTGTTCCCCATAAATGTCATCCATTTGTTTCGTGACTTCACGAAAGTTCTGAGTTTCATTCAGGGAAACAAGTTTGTATTTCATTTGCTAAGTGATGAATTAAATCCCGCTTTGAAGAGATCATGGAGTCTTAGAACACCTTTGAACTCACCTTCATCAACAACCGGAGAGACGTTCAATGGGCGTGACGGATTTTCCATGATTTTGAGAGCATCAAAAGCAAGTGTCGTTGAAGCGACCGTCGTCGGCTTTGCTGTCATAATGTCTTTCACAGGTGTTTTGATGGCGTCAGCTGATTTAGCAAAAGCACGTCTGATATCACCTTCAACCAAAATTCCCAGCATTTTTGAACCTGAGATAATCGCACACATGCCGACTGGTTTTTGAGTCATGGCAAGAATGGCGTCCTGAAGAGTGGCATTATCAGCAACAGTTGGACAATCACTTGCTTTAATCATTAAGCGATCAACTGTTAATGAAAGAGATTTACCAAGAAGACCCGCTGGATGGTTGACCGCAAATTTTTCTTTCGAAACACCCATCACATTTTCATATAGCACGGCCATGGCATCACCCATCGCAAGGGCAAGTGTTGTACTTGTAGTCGGAGCAAGATCATTGATACAAGCTTCTTTTTCTACTGAAGCATCCAAAACAAGACCTGACTTATGAGAAATAGGAGAATCAACCTTCCCTACCAATGCCACAATTCTTTCTTTCGGAATCTGCACGTAAGGGATCATATTAAGTAGTTCTTCAGTCGTACCGGATTTACTAATAAGCACTATGGCATCAAGTTTTGTCACTCGACCTAGATCACCGTGCATGGCCTCGGTTGGGTGAAGGAAGAAAGAAGGAAGTCCCAGTGATGAGAAAGTGGCCGCGATCTTTGTTCCAATGTGCCCTGACTTCCCTACCCCTGAAATAATCAAGCTTCCGCCGGTGTTTACCAGCTGCTCGTAAAGGGCAACAAGCTTTTGGGCCTGTTCTTCCGTAAAACGAGAGGCCGCAAGCTCCAGTGCCTGAGCTTCAGTTTTTAGTACTTGGGTAAAGATGTTTTTGTGGTCCATGTGCGTTCCAAAAGAATTTCTTTTTATCTGATTCGTTGATAACATGATTCTTATGAAATTTATTCTTTTAGTCACCATGATTTTAGGTTTGAGCGGATGCGCTAGCTATGAAAAGTTCCGTCAGATTACGGAAGAGCTAGAAATTCCGACAAAAATCTACAAGGCCGATTACAACCAAACTTGGCAGGCCGTGATCCAGGTGATGAGAAAATATGACATCGCACAACAGAACCAAGAAGCTGGTTTTATTAAGACCCGCTGGATGGATAACACTCTGGAAGTGAATTTCGCCGATTCATTCGGTTCCGCCGATGCTGTGAAGGCCGCAAAGTATAAGCTTGTGGTTAACGTGGTTAAAGGTTTCCGTGGTGGACGTGAAGTAAGTAAAGTCACGATCTATAAGCGCCAGCTTATGGAGCAAGATTTCCTTCAAGGTTGGAAAGAAGTTTCAACTGATGGAATAGCCGAGAAGACCCTTCTCTATAGAATTGAACGTCTCGTGGCCATCGATAACAGGCTTAAAGAAATCGATAAGGCCCGCGAGAAAGAGCAGTTAGAAAACAGCGGTATTCAATAATTTTTTAAACTAGATCGTCTTACCATTCGTCAAAGCGACCTTTGACCAGAACTTACGACGTTGTTCTACCGAGTTCGGTGAAACTTCCCCAGTGATTTTTTCCAGAGAATAATCCAGATCATCCATGAGGTCTTGATACTTAGGTTTCTGAATAAGTTTTGCGAGAGGCTTCTGTGCCTTCTCAAACTTCACATCCCCTACAGTGCGAATGATACTTTTTACGATTGAAGTTCTCTTGCGAGCGCCCTTCTCTCCAGTGTAGTTACTTTGGTCATACATCATGCTCCAAACATTTGGACCAAGTGACGTAATCTTGAGTTGAGAAATATTATCCAGGGCCTGCACTCTCACGATGAGAGAAGGGTCTTTAAGTGCTTTAGCGTAAACTGCGTGGTACTCTGCCTGACGAAGACCAAGAAGGGCCTTCAAAGCAGCCACTCTCATCATCCAGTGCGGATGATCAGCAAATTTAGCAATAAATGGAGCAGATTTCGTTCCCATCACTTGCGCCAGTAGCATGGTTGCATGCCAACGGTTTTGTTCAGGGTACTTACTCTCTTTCATGACTTTGATAAGAACTGGCACTGCTTTCTGACGGTGCTTAAAAGTATGCCGCTTCAACATGGCATGAAGACCCGGAGTACGAGCGTCCATCATGAACATATTTTGAAGTCTATCCAGGGTCACCACATCTTCTTTTACAAGAGGCATGGTTCTGCCGTTTGGGTCCTTTAATAATTGGATTTTTTTCTCAGTTGCCGCAGCAAATGAGAGCGAAGAAATCCCCATGAGACACACAAGAGCGGCCAGTTTCATTTTTACCCCAGCATTTTTTCAAATTCAGATAGAAGATCTTCAGGAGTCTTATCTGATTTGGATTTGTCGTCTGATTTTTGTTCATTCATGGCGGCCAGCATATCGGCCTCAGAAGTATCTTCTTCAGGAGCTGCCTCAGCGGCCGGTTCTTCAGAAGCAAGGAAATCTTCCAGTGCATTTGTATCAGTGGTGCTTTCAGCAGGAGTCGAATTTCCTAAATCAGCAAGTAGGTCTGAAACATCAGCAGTTGAAAGGATGTTATTTGGATCGATGGCCTTGGCCGGTTCAGGAGTTGGGGCCGGTGCTGGAGCTGCTCCACCTTGGGCCGCAAGTGAACGCTTAAGTTGTTCGTTCTCTTGTTGAAGGCGTTTTAAATTCGCAAGATCATCTGAGATGATTTCAAACTCTTTCAAGCGATCGCGAATTTCATCGCGCTCTCTTGTTACCATATCTAGTTCTTTCTTAAGACCAGCGTCCCCTGCTCCACCGCCAGCTGCTGCACCTGCATTATTGCGAGCATCGGCCAGAAGCTTTTCAAGTTCTTTGATTTTGCCTTCAGCAGAATTCAAATTACCTTGAGACTGATTTAGTTTTGTTTCAATTTCTCTTTGAGAACCTTGAGTTGAAGAAAGTTGTGATTCAAGTGAAGCGATATAGGCTTTCTTTTGATTGATCTCTTCTAGTAATGCCGTTGATGGCGCACCAGAGACAGCAAGTCCATCACCACCACCAAGATTTTGAAGAGGCATTACTGAAGGAACACTTCCACCTGTAACATCTAATCCGCCCCCTCTGAAAAGAGACGATTTAAGTGCGGTTGAATTTTGGATGATTGAATCTAAATAGCTTTTAACAACCGTTGCTGGAATAGCATGTTTTAGATTGTGGTATTTACGACGGTTCGAAAACCATAACCATAAGAACAGAGTTGAAAGGATAATAAGAAAACCGAACTGAATGACCAATAGTTCAGGCCCAAATTTATCCATGTAATTAATGACAGAATCGAACACAACCCCTCCGTGGATATAGTTCGCTAGCGATAAACACGCTGCTTAGTGTTTACATTATCTAACCCATCAGAATTCTTGTCAAAGTAAAGAATTTTCTACTTGTTAAGGATCTTCTTCAAAGGGGCATAGAGAGCGGGATCTGCAGCAAGAACAGATACCCCGAATGGATGGTACTTTTCGCCCTTGATGGTTGAGATTTTTACTCCGGCTTCCTCGCAAATTAAACCAGCTGCGCCCATGTCCCAGGGCTGCAGACGATAT
Encoded here:
- a CDS encoding S8 family serine peptidase; protein product: MKKAVKTLFVVALSLKLSVAAAAGLAYNPELLISRYASWGIDPDKHLASINLKESWNNFKKNKDIVVAVVDTGIQGDHAFLINNIYVPHGKVSSTNFGVDFSGEKVTNAPTDAHGHGTHVAGIVKSIFPEVKILALKYYNPKASGQANLDATIKALKYAVDNNVDVINYSGGGPEASVEELRVLKEAEKKGILVIAAAGNERSNIDDKRHAYYPASYGLSNIITVGAHDDGLNIIPSSNYGKNSVDIAAPGHRIRSAIPNNGAGYMTGTSQATAFVTGVAAMIKSKHPSLKYDQIKNIILSSSLKVKNFDGKILGAGKLDAGRAIELADQVNNKLGTPAARAVANR
- the lnt gene encoding apolipoprotein N-acyltransferase; its protein translation is MKLKSLILSLSLTVVAGGLYALCYPSIFGDGWFPLLFLALPFFLWRLEVAPNVKSTLLHILAYNLGLNLVGYYWIPHTLREFGQLPWIISVLLGLLFSLILQPHWWLYAVWKRWRPDFQWYSQKGILITAFVMTIMERYFPQQFPSYAGSPWLNLAPYLGLAPILGVVAFSFMTYWVSLETFTQLALKKFRPQVWIALVAFVALNAISPLKDTLSDKTLPVRVVQANIGNFLKVSSEKGDENSYQSINKKYLDLSTVQNGFNPELIVWPETAYPNAFVGERTRLDFIFQDIMNITKAEMLVGGYDQDPTKSPFDFMETVFNSSVLMSDNKFKVAYHKNILIPFGETLPFGPFNRQIISIVPAVSLFARGEGTPLMETRTGYRFVTPICYEILESNYMRGLLNQWKETRFIVNHTNDSWYGDTAEPYQHLFLSKWRALEFQLPIVRSTNTGITSVIFPDGSESKRLEIGTEGTLDVNVPMGTGLSTPYQEYGVFPVVGIFLVLMLVTWFLERRKD
- a CDS encoding KpsF/GutQ family sugar-phosphate isomerase, translating into MDHKNIFTQVLKTEAQALELAASRFTEEQAQKLVALYEQLVNTGGSLIISGVGKSGHIGTKIAATFSSLGLPSFFLHPTEAMHGDLGRVTKLDAIVLISKSGTTEELLNMIPYVQIPKERIVALVGKVDSPISHKSGLVLDASVEKEACINDLAPTTSTTLALAMGDAMAVLYENVMGVSKEKFAVNHPAGLLGKSLSLTVDRLMIKASDCPTVADNATLQDAILAMTQKPVGMCAIISGSKMLGILVEGDIRRAFAKSADAIKTPVKDIMTAKPTTVASTTLAFDALKIMENPSRPLNVSPVVDEGEFKGVLRLHDLFKAGFNSSLSK
- a CDS encoding HEAT repeat domain-containing protein yields the protein MKLAALVCLMGISSLSFAAATEKKIQLLKDPNGRTMPLVKEDVVTLDRLQNMFMMDARTPGLHAMLKRHTFKHRQKAVPVLIKVMKESKYPEQNRWHATMLLAQVMGTKSAPFIAKFADHPHWMMRVAALKALLGLRQAEYHAVYAKALKDPSLIVRVQALDNISQLKITSLGPNVWSMMYDQSNYTGEKGARKRTSIVKSIIRTVGDVKFEKAQKPLAKLIQKPKYQDLMDDLDYSLEKITGEVSPNSVEQRRKFWSKVALTNGKTI